The DNA segment tcatcccgtgtcactagccacttcgtttgcctcagttgtgtccactccttccgctgtatcctcacctctatcctgtcccccctccgcctcctctgcccatcagggggctctgcctccgcctcccaaatccctcccttccaactcctcctcccccgcggcccccaccccccctgccccaggggccacccttcctcctcctcctcctccccccacgccacctgagaagcgatcctcttctcaggcgtccatcggggaaacgttccggaccccagcttccgaggtccggcgttccaaaacggaccccgcgcgtgaggaccttcttcgggtccagcccaccatccctgtgcctcctcggccttccaagaaggcctccaagaagtagtctctatccccctctccaccccggcgcgtttcatctgacgcttcatccgtgagtcgctgctcccggccgtcctcagtttcgccgggacgctctgctgccaggcgttccgccggccttttgtcggcaaatgatgcggcccctcctacaccatcagggacagcggccgcagctggggacgagtcgatggaaccggatccgcctgccgtcagttgtagcgttgttgcctcgcaacctggccctccgcggccatcgaggtgaccagctcttccccgtctcgttcccccaactttttgactagcaatggcgttgtttcattggaacataagaggtattcgatctaattgggaggaattacaactgctcctccgcctgcactgtccgctcgtccttggtctccaggaaaccaagttgcgcccgactgaccgtatcgccttttcccactatacctcggagcggtatgacctcgcccctgtggacggtatcccagctcatggtggggtcatgttgctcgttcgggacgatgtctattaccatcccatcccattgaccaccctactccaagcaatagctatccgcattactctttctgcttttactttttcagtttgtaccatctacactccaccgtcatctgctgttagtcgggctgacatgatgcacctgatggatcagcttcccccgccgttcttattgtttggcgacttcaatgcccatcatcccctttggggctctcctgcatcctgtcaaagaggctcactcttggcggatgtcttcaaccatctcaatcttgtctgcctcaataccggcgccccgactttcctctcggactctactcatacctactcccacttggacctctcaatctgttctaccactcttgcccgtcggttcgagtggtatgtcctttctgacacctattcgagcgaccacttcccctgtgtcgttcgtctcctgcaccacaccccatcccacgtccttcgcgctggaacatactgaaagctgactggggactttactcctccctggcgacctttccggaccacgatttttccagctgtgacagtcaggtcgaatacctcacggctgttattatccatgctgccgaacgttccatacctcgtactacttcttcttcccatcacgtttccgtcccctggtggaacgaggcttgtagggacgctatccgtgctcgacgacgtgctttacgcacctttcgtcgccatcctacgttggcgaattgtattgaatacaaacgactccgagcgcaatgccgtcgagtcatcaaagacagcaaaaaagcttgctgggcctctttcacgagctcctttaccagttttactccctcttcagttgtttggggtagcctgcgccggctgtcgggcattaaggcccactcctcagtacctggcctgacctcaggtaatgaggtccttgttgatcctgtggctgtcgccaacgcctttggccgctttttcgcggaggtttcaagctccgcccattaccatcctgccttccttcccaggaaagaggcagacgaggctcggcgaccttccttccactcgctgaatctggcaacttacaatgccccctttactatgcgggaactcgaacgtgcgcttgcactgtcccggtcctctgctccggggccagatgccattcacgttcagatgctggcacacctttctccggcgggcaaaagcttccttcttcgtccctacaatcgcgtctggaccgaaggtcaggtccccatgcgttggcgtgacgccgttgttgttcctatacccaaacccgggaaggatagacaccttccttctagttaccgccccatttctcttacaagctgtttctgtaaggtgatggagcgcatggttaatgctcggttagtttggattcttgaatctcgacgactacttactaatgtccaatgcggctttcgtcgccgccgctccgctgttgaccaccttgtgaccttgtcgacattcatcatgaacaactttttgcgaaggcgccaaacggtagccgtgttcttcgacttggagaaggcttatgattcCTGTTAGAgaagaggtatcctccgcactatgcacaagtggggcctacgcggtcgtctgcccctttttattgattcctttttaacggatcgaaagtttagggtacgtgtgggttccgtattgtccgacgtcttcctccaggagaacggagtgcctcagggctccgtcttgagcgtagccctttttgccatcgcgatcaatccaattatggattgcattccacctaatgtctcaggctctctctttgtcgatgacttcccgatctactgcagtgcccagagaacatgcctcctggagcgctgcctccagcgttgtctagacagcctctactcatggagcgtggcaaatggcttccggttctctgaagacggtttgtatcaacttttggcgatataaagcgttccttccgccatccttacatctcggtcccgttgttctcccattcgtggacacaactaagtttctagggctcacgttggaccggaaactgtgttggtctccacatgtctcttatttggcggcccgttgtacacgttcccttaatgtcctcagagttcttagcggttcatcttggggagcggatcgcactgtcctgcttcgcttgtatcggtccatagtccgatcgaagctggattatgggaactTCGTTTACtcatctgctcggccatccctcttacgccggctcaactccatccaccatcgggggatacgtcttgcgaccggagccttctacactagtcctgtcgagagtctttacgctgaagctgccgagttaccattgacctaccggcgcgacatactgctgtgtcggtatgcctgccggctgttgtctatgcacgaacacccctcttaccagtccatcttcgccgattctctcgaccgtcagtacgggttgtatgtgtctgccctgctgccccccggagtccgcttccgtcgcctgcttcgacaattggattttgccctccctaccaccttcagagagggtgagagcccgacaccaccttggctccaggctccggttcatatttatctcgacctcagctcactccggaaggagggtactccggctgcagtgtattgctcacggtttgtcgaacttcgtgctcgacttgctggtcacacctttatttacaccgatggctccaaaactgacgatggtgtcggctgtgcctttgtcgtcgggaccgccacctttaaataccggctccttgaccgatgttccagctttacggccgagctttttgctttccatcaggccattcagtattcccgccgccaccgccattcatcgtgtGTACTTTGCACTGActccctcagtgctcttcagagccttggggctccctatccggtccatcccttgattcaacgaatacagcagtccctccattctttcgctgataatggcggttctgtcagctttctatgggtccccggacatgtaggagtgcctgggaatgaggctgcggatgctgcagccaaggctgcagtcctccagcctcggccagcctcccattgtgtcccgtcatctgacgtttgtggggatgtatgtaagaggcttgtgtccttgtggtgggatgcttggtcatccgtccaaggaaacaagctccaggcagtaaaaccgctcccaactgcttggacaacttcctcccgaccatctcggcgcgaggaggtccttctgaccaggttgcggattgggcattgccggtttagccaccgctacctgctctctggtgacccagccccgcagtgcccttgtggtcaggcattaacggtgcgccatgttttattgtcgtgtccccgttttagtcaatttcgtgttgtcctgtccctaccatctaccttaccggatgttttagctgatgacactcgagcagctgctcgtcttctgcgttttataactttaactagcttgaccaaagacatttaacctttttacttatttcatctgcatctttgtcaggtccttttgatgtccccccatccccttgagttttagcaggttccttgtgctctaacaccagtgactgggcgctaatgacctcagcagttgagcgaccttaaaccctaccaaaaaaaaaaaaaactgtatctgGCTCAAGGGTGACTTcgcttctcagtggagggatagcatcgtggtttttgtccttaaacctggtaagaatcccatatttGTTGACAGCTATCCTCCTATTAGTCTGACCAATGTTGTTagtaagttacttgaatggatggtagcccgttagctcagttgggtcctcgaatctcgggatctattgtcacTTTACCAGAGTGGCTTCCGAGAGGGATGGTCTCCATTctatcatttacttcgcttggaatccgcagtttggcaggctttttccctgtgccgccatttggttgcagtattttttgccTAGGCAAGGCCTATGACACCGCCAGgcaccatcacatcttacttaaccttcatcagtggggtcttcagggcccactcccgatttttatgccccagttcctgttccatcggtcattcatgCTCCTGGtgggtactgtttttagttctccacggacccaggagacggacGTCCCACAGGGTTATGTCTTGAGTGTCCTTTCCCTCATTGCTATCTATGGACttctggcctctgtcggtcctttggtcgcccctgccctctgtggatgatttctgcatttgggttagttcctttCCGATGCCTCCAGGGAGATAtacagcgtgcctctgcatggaccctctcacacgggtttcaattctctcctttaaaatcgcgggtggtccacttctgtcgccgtactaagatgcaccctgatccagagctctatctcgatgcacaaaaattgcctgtggtcccatagtttcgtttcctgggtattcttttcgacaacaagttcacttggctgcctcatatcagacttctgaatgaatgtaggatgtttctgtaaactgtccttcgcttccttgcccacacctcttggggtgcggactgcTTCATCCTTCTCCACCTTTATCGTGCTTCTGTGCTTTCTTGCttagactatggttgtcaagtttatggtttggctgctccttccacactgcaagTGTTGGATCCAGTCCACCGTGGTATCTGTTCGGCCACCTGTGCCTTCCCTAcaagccctgttgatagtctcctggttgaagctgggatcccccttTTTGTTCAGCGGTCCAAGCTTCCGGTTTCTTATGCAATTGTTGTCTGTTTCTCTCCCATTCACCTTTCCTGTTCTATCCTGTTCCTGGACCATCTGTTGGGCTCCACCTTCCAACTCTTTGCCGTGATTATCAGCTTCTTTCTTTGTCCAGTCTTCCACGCTCCCTCACCATcatctccccccccacccccccccccccccaccccccttggttagttcctcggctcTGAATTCGAATGGATCTCTGTTGAGGTCCAAAAGATTCCCCCTCTCCAAGGTGTTCCGTTGCTTTTTCcgctgaattttatgagagtttcgggatgctgttgttttttacgctgatggctctaaatctgcttatcgtgtgggatatgccttcatgtTATCTGTTGGCacggaaaatcatctcctgccaccTACATATGGCGATGTGGCGCGTTTGCTGTGGAATTGTTGGCAATTTACCAGGCCTTTACGTTTATTACAGTGCCAACACAACCGCGTCttgttatgtacagactcaatgagtggccttctggctattgaccggtgttttccCGCCATCTCTTGGTCTCAGCCATttatgaccatctcgctgatcttcaccgtgctgcttatgttgacttcctttgggtccctggccatgtgggtatcccaggtaatgagcttgctaatagtttggctgggggagcagtcacttacccctgttctctgtaacccctcctgcaacGGAATTATCTTTaaatcaaatcccacttcgcacagttaCGGGCCAACTCTTtggaggctaccaccctgtcttataaacttcgtgcaattaaggtgacaccaggcccgtggcgttcttccttctgGCTCTCCTGAAAGGACTCGACCACGCTGTTTTGTCTCcgcataccaggctgacccatggttttcttttgcgtaatgagccacccccactttgtggttgtgcagccttccagtcagtagcccacatttcgGTGGAATGCCCCCTTTTTTTGGTTCTGTGTACTAAGCACAGACTTCCCTCGACTTTATTGTTGGCTTAAGATTCCCGGATAGTCAAACTGGTTCACTGTTTCCTcagggaaagtggtttttattcggTTTTTAGGATTTTTAATCTCATTCTGTTGGGGCAGGGTGGTGAGGGTTTAGGTATCTCCCACTGTTAGCTGTTCGGTgattcccgactcccctccctggccaagatcctcttttctttcccttttactctgtttttatcacgttttagaattggttagtctccttttcccatacgcgcTTCTACTTTCTAGCGGTTGAACGCTTTtaaatagcaggtggtcttgcctctactgcttcagaggtgggatatttcctgcctctagcatagccgtggggtcgctctcttgctgacttccctcattttgtttttacaatTGACGACACGACTGCATTTTTacgttttttagccttttcccttttatcgttctgactttttCTGAGATGTCAAATTGTCTGAATGGACTACATTTGAAACAAGTGACTGACTttactgtttggtcccttcaatctcaatcaatcaaccaaccatccaTACTCGTTTAACATGTCGACAATCGCTAAGGAAAGCAGCTTTGTTGCTGCTTTGATAAAAACTTCAAGAGGAACGCCCTGCTCAACTAGTCCACACCCATGTTCACTGTTCACAACTCTAAGCACACTGATCATTTCGTTTCATCCTTACATTACTGTAGAAGTATCGGCGCCTAACGGCAAATTGACATTAATGCTACTGATAATTTAAAACCATGCAGCTTAGTGTCTGTATGAGATTGCTGTAAAGCTTGGCatccatatggtaaatagttttccgcctATACTGGCTAAAGTAGCGaatgtttagttcaaatggttctgagcactatgggacttaacatctgaggtcatcagtcacctagaacctagaacgtagaactacttaaacctaactaacataaggccatcatacacatccatgtctgaggcaggattctaacgacCATAGCGGCCCCgcgattccgggctgaagcgcccagaaccgctcggccacagtggccggcaatgtTTAGTTACATTCTGGAGGGCTCATAGTTTAACTCCTACGAATAGTTCTACAATTTGGCTTGTGTATTCGAATTAATGTGAAAGAATTTCACTGTTTCCTACAGGAGCCTTAATGGACGAGAGAGAGGCCAGATGCTGATCCAGGCTGCTGAGGAGGGAGTAGTGGAAGCGATCCAGACGCATCTGGAGGCAGGCGCGGACGTGAGAGCAAGGGACAGCGACAGGAAGACAGCTCTGCACTGGGCAGGTGCCAGGGGTCACGTGGAGGCAGTGAGGTGTCTACTGGAGGCAGGAGCTGATGTGGACGCCAGGGACAGCGAACTGAACACCCCCTTGCACTACGCCGCATTAAGTGGCAATGTGCCTATGGTTCGGCTGCTGACGGCGTCGTCCGCCGACCCCAATGCTAGGGATGTCAGCGGGATGACGCCACTGCACGTCGCTGCAGATGAAGGCAACACAGAGGTGGCAGCAGTACTGCTGGCCGCAGGGGCCGACAGAGGCGCCAGGGATGAGGATGGGGACACCCCCCTGGACCTTGCCCTGCAGAACAGGCAGCAGCTTATAGAGAAGTTAAGCTAGCAGTCCAAACGTCGATGAAAGGAAACTGAAATACATGTAACTGTACTTTTGATATTctgtaaataaaaaatgcaaaaattaatTCTGGAGTCATTCATTTGTACCCACCTTTATCTAGTGTATATACAGGTTTGGACAGAAATGTGGAAAACCTGAGAAATGAATGCTTAAAAATAAACATATGTTAGCCAAGCTTGCAGGCTACGCTCTTGCATTTGATCACAAACGTCACGTCGCAGTGCCCTCAATATGTTGCGTCAGTCGCCCTCAGGGAAGTATTCTGTTCAGATGTTAGGCCTTTGGCAGAACGAAGCCTACTGGAATTTGAGAAAATAACTGGTGCTCGAATTGTCGATGCTTCTGCAACCATCATCCGCTGGACGAAAGTTTGTGTGttcatcgtgacagacggtcattcagGACGattgtgactaaaaataaaaagacGACAGCTCCAagtaactgcagaaatgaatgtcgctcTTGTACCCCCCTGAAGACGTAACATCTCAAAGGGAACTGTGTTGGCTGAGAATTGCAGGACAGGCAGGAATTCCAAAACCAATCATGATGCAAATGCCTCTAACAGGAAAATGTGGCGCTGAAGCCATAAAAACTGGGATCTCGAGGAGTGGAAGAAAATAATTTGACTGTATGAGACTTCTCACACTATCTGCAGTTTACTTCCCAAAAATGAAACATGGGGAGGAGGGTGTTTGGCCACGATTTAGGCAGCCATACGGTGGTATTCCTTGGGCCCCATGATTAGTTCGCGAGGCAGCGCTACTACCAAGTAACTActgtttcctatctacataaatgatctttttgggtagggtggatagcaatgtgcggctgttagctgatgatgctgtggtgtacgggaaggtgtcgtcgttgagtgactgtaggagtatacaagatgacttggacaggatttgtgattggcgtaaagaatggcagctaactctaaatataaatgtaaattaatgcacttgaataggaaaaagaatcctgtaatgtttgaatacttcattagtagtgtagcgcttgacacagtcacgtcggttaaatatttgggcgtaacattgcagagcgatatgaattgcgacaagcatgtaatggcagttgtggggaaggcgtatagtcgtcttcggttcactggtagaattttgggacgatgtggttcatctgtaaagaagaccgcttataaaacactatacgacctattcttgagtactgctcgagcgtttgggatccgtatcaggtcggattgagggaggaaatagaagcaattcagaggtgggctgctagatttgttactggtaggtttgatcataacgcaagtgttacggaattgcttcaggaactctggtgggagtctctagaggaaaggaggcgttcttttcgtgaatcgctactgaggaaatttagagaaccagcatatgaggctgactgcagtaaaattttactgccgccaacttacatttggcgggaagaccacaaagataagagattagggctcgaacagaagcatataggcaacttttccctcgttctgtttgggactaGATCGGGGAGAGAtgatgctagctgtggtacgaggtaccctacgccacgcaccgtatggtggattgcggagtacgtatgtagatgtagacgatgtgactattttggctgctCAGGTGCATACCATAGTAAGTCTGTTCCCAATGGTGACGATATTTTGTAAACGACAGGTCCTATGTTCATACAGCTCGTATTGTCCAAGACGGGTCTTGTTAGCACTCCGGTGAACTGCTACTCCTGCCATAATCTCAGAATAATTGAATCTTTGTGATATACTTTGGACAGACGGATTCTGGATAGATctgtcatcgttacctgaacttgccactattttgcaggaatagtaGTACGATTGATAAtgttcttctcgggtatgcagccggatcataacgtcttcatgacacaatatttccgcggtccaactggccgccatcttcaggtaagAGCGCTGGTGCactatctcgccggaactgacttcccagcacaagctgcggcccctatataggccagcagaagacccacaacgcgtgcgcgagaaggtgccgtaactgccctctagcgcagtaaacataccgcgccgccagtggcggaaataggcgaaatcgagatatcgctgtcaaaaattaaaacactttttattcagacgatcgaaacacagaccgttgttttttgatgtcagataacaccgggtcccaagtcttacttaaaagatagcccttgtctctattaagattgtcagataaacgaatgtctatggattcttttaaaacacagtcccaatagcgagatgcaggggcaaccatttgtgtcttgtcatagagcattctgtgtccttcggtgagacagtgctccgccactgcagacttctcaggttgaagcaaccgtgtgtgccgctgatgctcaacacatcggtcctgaatggtcctgattgtctgcccaatataagccttcccacagtggcaaggtaTCTGGTACACgctgggcttcctcaaacccaagtcgtcctttacagagccaaggagcgctctaatcttggctggcggacgaaaaatacttttgatgtggtatcttttcagaattcttcctatcttcgaggaaatgctcccagcaaaaggcaaaaaggccaccgatttgcaggtatcttctggtggttcaggtgaaggtccatactggaaagcacgacggatctgtttatctgtatagccattctgcttgaacacaaccttaagatggtccaattcttgtgtcaagctttctccatctgaaatggcataagctcttctcgccaacgtccgcaggacccccgtacgctggaacgatggatgacagctagaagcatgcaggtaacggtccgtgtgcgtaggcttacgataaacactgtgtcccagtgtcccatcatcctttctgtacaccagcacatccagaaacggaagcttcccatcactttccacccccatggtaaacttgatgctaagatgcagggaattaaaatgatctaagaggcggtcaagagcttctctcccatgaggccacaccataaacgtatcgtcaacgtacctccaaaaacaagttggttttaaggacgccgtcttcagcgccatg comes from the Schistocerca piceifrons isolate TAMUIC-IGC-003096 chromosome 9, iqSchPice1.1, whole genome shotgun sequence genome and includes:
- the LOC124716686 gene encoding ankyrin repeat domain-containing protein 2-like encodes the protein MLIQAAEEGVVEAIQTHLEAGADVRARDSDRKTALHWAGARGHVEAVRCLLEAGADVDARDSELNTPLHYAALSGNVPMVRLLTASSADPNARDVSGMTPLHVAADEGNTEVAAVLLAAGADRGARDEDGDTPLDLALQNRQQLIEKLS